The window ATAAGGCTGAGGGAGGACTACCTAGGCATACTCCTGCTCGTCAGCGGCGAGTTCCTGAGAGTCGTGACCTACTACGCCACGCCTGTCGCCTGCGGCGTCAACGGAGCCGTGATCCCCGACCCGTTCGCCTGGGCCTCCGGCGAGACTAGGACCTTGGTGTTCTTCGCCATAACTGCCGTGATGCTGGTCGTCACCTACCTCGTCTTCGACACAATAGGCAACTCGCCCTTCGGCAGAACCCTCAGAGCCATACGCGACGCCGAGACTGCGGCGGCCGTCTTCGGGAAGGACATCGTCAAGTTCAGGATAAGGGTGTTGGCCTTCGCCTCGGCCTTCGCCGGCCTCGCCGGCGCCCTCCTCGCCTACTACTTCGACTATACCATATTGGGGACCTTCCTGCCGATCTACACGTTCATAGGGTGGACCATGTTGATCTTGGGAGGGCAGGGGAACAACGTGGGCGCGATTGTGGGCGCCGTGATATACTACGCCATCCAGACCGTCCTAGACATATACAAAAATGCTCTGCAGGCGGTGCTCCACGCCGACCCGACCTATCTAGCCTATGCGATATTCGGCCTTGCGATAATACTGGTGCTGATGTATAGACCTCAAGGCATAGTTCCAGAGAAGCCTGTAAAAACTGTGGATTTGTATACAATAAGAAAGGAAGTGCTAAACAAGAAAGATTAAATACAACTTCTTTTCAAGGGCTATGGCCTCCAAAACTGTTTGGATAGCGGTAGCAGTAATTGTCGTGGTTATAGCGGCGGTAGCCGCGCTCATGTATAAACCAGCCGCGCCGTCCCAGCCAACCGCCACGAGCCCCACGCCGACCAGCGCCGCGCCATCTAGCACGTCGACGACCCAAGCAACTACCTCGACCACCGTCAAGGTAATCACCATAGGCGCCGAAGTGCCTCTATCGGGATCGCTCCAGTTCATGGGCACCAGCGGCCAGTGTGCCATACAGCTGGCTGTCCACGACGCTAACCAGATGTTTGCCGACAAGGGCATACAATTCCAGCTCGTAGTGCAGGACTCCGCCTGCGACCCCAACCTAGCTCTGCAGAAGCTCCAAACCCTATACTCACAAGGAATTAGGTTCGTCGTGGGCCTCACTTGCAGTAGCGAGCTTTCGGCCGTCATGAACTTCGCCGAGCAGAACCACATCTTGATTACCAGCATATCCACATCGCCGCTACTGGCAGTGCCCAAGCCCTACATCTTCAGGCTTCCGCCCACCGACAACGCCCAGGCTAGGGTTCTCGTCGCCCTCATGCATATGTTGGGCATAAAGAGGATTGTGATCGTCTATAGGTCAGACGCTTGGGGCCAGGGCTTGACGCAGGCAATCATCAACGACTCTAAGCTGTACGGCATACAAGTCCTCGGCGCGTTCGGCTACGATCCGTCTCCCTCTGCCATGCCCGCAGCTGAGCAAGCCGCCGTGCAGAAAGCCTCAGCCGCCTTAGGCACTCCAGGCCCCGACGCGGCCCTCGAGATAGTGTCCTTCGACCAAGACGGCGCCGCGGTGGTCCAAGCCGCCATGAACGACCCAGTCCTCTCCAAAGTCAGGTGGTTCGGCACCGACAGCAACGTGTACGGCACGGCCATAATGCAGGCGGGCGGCAAGGCCCTCGCCGCGGCCAAGTTCATGGGCGCCGTGGCCTCCCCCAACCCCAACGACCCGCACTACCAGAAATTCGCCCAGGAGTTCAAGCAGTTCTGCGGCCACGCGCCGACCGGCTACGACCCGTACTACTACGACACGGCCATGATGGTGCTTAAGGCCATAGCCGAGACTGGCTCCACTGACCCGACTGTCATAAATTCGGTGCTTGAGCAGTGGGGCAAAAACGGAACTTACGTGGGCGCCACGGGCCCCGTCTACTTCGACCAGTACCACGACCGCGAGTACGCCAGCTACCTAATCGTAGGCGTCGAGATAATAAACGGAACCCCCACCTGGGTAGAAGCCGGCTTCTACAACGGCACAACCGGACAGATAACAGTATTCCCGCAAGGACAGCCCCTATTCAGCTCGTAAAACCTCTTCTTTTTTATTCCCTTATTCTTATCAGGAAGGCGGCGAGGTCTAGGACGTCCCTAACGCTGAGGATGCCCACCAGCTTCCCCTCCTTGTCCACCACGGGGAGGTGCCTGACGTTCAGCTCTCTCATCTTCTCCACAGCGTCGAGTAGCGGGGCGTCCTCCGCTATCGTGACGGGGTTCTCGGTCATCACCATCCAGATCGGCGTATCGGCCGAAAGCCCCTTGGCGCATACGTAGACGAGATCCCTCTCCGTGACTATGCCCACGGGCCTCCCCGCCTCGTCCACCACGACGACGCTGCCTATCTTCTTCTCGTACATGGAGTTGGCCACCTCCTTAACCGGCGTGTTCTTGCCGGCAGTGACGACCTCCCTAACCATTACGTCCGAGACCCGGAGCGGCACGGCCCTCCTGGGCATAGAGGATAGGACGAACGTACTATTATATCTTATTACACCCGGCCGAGTAGCCTAGATAACGGGCCGGCGCCTGCGGCGCCTTACTGCGTATATTACGACGCCGGCCGGCACGCCGTAGGCCGCCGAAGTTAATAGCCAGTCCACCGACCACTTGACCTCCAGGTCGAGCGGGCCGTGGACGAACGCGACGTAGCCGG of the Thermoproteus uzoniensis 768-20 genome contains:
- a CDS encoding branched-chain amino acid ABC transporter permease is translated as MTRDVTIKTIALAAILAVVAALAFFSPLPRDVKVLLQNLSIYIGIYAIYVISLNLEVGYLGLPQFGKVMFLIIGAIAVGGIAAKLILLIYQSYLLKAIGVAPLSNVGNYCMLYQYSVGSLVNQQLAQNPALGFGYFLLGIALAMALSAALGVLFAYPAIRLREDYLGILLLVSGEFLRVVTYYATPVACGVNGAVIPDPFAWASGETRTLVFFAITAVMLVVTYLVFDTIGNSPFGRTLRAIRDAETAAAVFGKDIVKFRIRVLAFASAFAGLAGALLAYYFDYTILGTFLPIYTFIGWTMLILGGQGNNVGAIVGAVIYYAIQTVLDIYKNALQAVLHADPTYLAYAIFGLAIILVLMYRPQGIVPEKPVKTVDLYTIRKEVLNKKD
- a CDS encoding ABC transporter substrate-binding protein, which codes for MASKTVWIAVAVIVVVIAAVAALMYKPAAPSQPTATSPTPTSAAPSSTSTTQATTSTTVKVITIGAEVPLSGSLQFMGTSGQCAIQLAVHDANQMFADKGIQFQLVVQDSACDPNLALQKLQTLYSQGIRFVVGLTCSSELSAVMNFAEQNHILITSISTSPLLAVPKPYIFRLPPTDNAQARVLVALMHMLGIKRIVIVYRSDAWGQGLTQAIINDSKLYGIQVLGAFGYDPSPSAMPAAEQAAVQKASAALGTPGPDAALEIVSFDQDGAAVVQAAMNDPVLSKVRWFGTDSNVYGTAIMQAGGKALAAAKFMGAVASPNPNDPHYQKFAQEFKQFCGHAPTGYDPYYYDTAMMVLKAIAETGSTDPTVINSVLEQWGKNGTYVGATGPVYFDQYHDREYASYLIVGVEIINGTPTWVEAGFYNGTTGQITVFPQGQPLFSS
- a CDS encoding CBS domain-containing protein produces the protein MPRRAVPLRVSDVMVREVVTAGKNTPVKEVANSMYEKKIGSVVVVDEAGRPVGIVTERDLVYVCAKGLSADTPIWMVMTENPVTIAEDAPLLDAVEKMRELNVRHLPVVDKEGKLVGILSVRDVLDLAAFLIRIRE